The following are encoded in a window of Callithrix jacchus isolate 240 chromosome 9, calJac240_pri, whole genome shotgun sequence genomic DNA:
- the RND1 gene encoding rho-related GTP-binding protein Rho6, whose protein sequence is MKERRAPQPVVARCKLVLVGDVQCGKTAMLQVLAKDCYPETYVPTVFENYTACLETEEQRVELSLWDTSGSPYYDNVRPLCYSDSDAVLLCFDISRPETVDSALKKWRTEILDYCPSTRVLLVGCKTDLRTDLSTLMELSHQKQAPISYEQGCAIAKQLGAEVYLEGSAFTSEKSIHSIFRTASMVCLNKPSPLPPKSPVGSLSKRLLHLPSRSELISSTFKKEKAKSCSIM, encoded by the exons ATGAAGGAGAGACGAGCCCCCCAGCCAGTCGTGGCCAGATGTAAACTCGTTCTGGTCGGGGACGTGCAGTGTGGGAAGACCGCGATGTTACAAGTGTTAGCAAAGGATTGCTATCCGGAG ACCTATGTGCCCACCGTGTTCGAAAATTACACAGCCTGTTtggagacagaggaacagagggTGGAGCTTAGTCTCTGGGATACCTCAG GATCTCCCTACTATGACAATGTCCGTCCACTCTGCTACAGCGACTCAGACGCAGTGTTACTATGTTTTGACATCAGCCGTCCGGAGACAGTGGACAGCGCACTCAAGAAG TGGAGGACAGAAATCCTAGATTATTGTCCCAGCACCCGCGTTTTGCTCGTTGGCTGCAAGACAGACCTGCGAACAGACCTGAGTACTCTGATGGAGCTTTCCCACCAGAAGCAGGCGCCCATCTCCTATGAGCAG GGTTGTGCAATAGCCAAGCAGCTGGGTGCGGAAGTCTACCTGGAAGGCTCGGCTTTTACATCAGAAAAGAGTATCCACAGTATCTTTCGGACGGCATCCATGGTGTGTCTGAACAAGCCTAGCCCTCTACCCCCGAAGAGCCCTGTCGGAAGCCTCTCCAAACGACTGCTCCACCTCCCCAGTCGCTCTGAACTCATCTCTTCTACCTTCAAGAAGGAAAAGGCCAAAAGCTGTTCCATTATGTGA